The following nucleotide sequence is from Neokomagataea tanensis.
CTTTATAGCGATAAAAAAAGCGGCCCCCAGTGGCCGCTTTTTTTATTAGAAGAGCTTGTCGTGGGGGCCGTAAGGAATAACGATTTCCCCATTCTTCGTTAAGTTAAGCATAGCCCTAGAACGCTCATCCAGCATATCCGCATCTAAAGCCCGCTCTTTAAGGGCCGTGACACGCCGCTTCCACATAATCTGCTCGTCTTGGGCATTTTTCTCTGCCAGTAGCGCTTCTCGTTTCAGTTGTGTTTGATCTTGGAAAGCACGAATTCCGTGTTCGCCGTGCAATGCATTCCAGCCAAAATAAGCAGTAAGGCCAATAAACAGGGTAGGGGCAGCTATAGCCCTCAAGCCTCTTTTTAATGCTTTTACCGCTCTCACCTAGCGTGCCCTCATACGTCAAAGTGTTGGTGGTAGGCCGACTATAACAAACTACGCCTTAACAACAAACAAAAACGCCTACCGCAAAGTTGCGATAGGCGCGTTTGAAAAAGCAACACTTTGCAAGCAGGCTTAAGCCTGTGGCAAAATTACGCCTTCAGGATGCCACGACCAGCATAGCGTGCTGCACTGCCGAGTTGCTGTTCGATGCGGATAAGCTGGTTATACTTAGCCGTGCGGTCTGAACGGGACAGTGAGCCTGTTTTAATCTGACCACAATTGGTAGCAACAGCGAGATCTGCGATGACCGCATCTTCTGTTTCACCTGAGCGATGGCTCATGACGCAACGATATCCAGCCTTATGGGCGGTTTCGACGGCCTCAAGCGTTTCCGTCAGCGTGCCGATCTGGTTGACCTTCACGAGCAGAGCGTTGCCCGTACCAGCAGCAATACCACGACGGAGACGCTCAGGGTTTGTTACGAACAAATCGTCACCAACCAGTTGTACACGGCCACCCATGCGCTTTGTTAATTCTGCCCAGCCTTCCCAGTCATCTTCTGCCAGGCCGTCTTCGATGGAAACGATCGGGAATTTGCGGGTCAACTCGTCGAGGTAAGAAATCATTCCTTCAGAATCAAAGGTCTTACCTTCACCCTTAAGGACATACTGGCCATCACGGTAGAACTCGGTTGATGCGCAATCGAGTGCAAACGTAACATCTTCACCGGGACGATAACCTGCTGCTTCAACCGACTTAGCAATGAAGCCCAATGCTTCTTCAGCCGATTGCAGGTTTGGTGCAAAACCACCTTCATCACCCACGTTGGTGTTATGACCCGCAGCAGATAGACCTTTTTTCAAAGCCGCAAAAATTTCTGAACCCATACGGACCGCTTCTGCAATAGAAGACGCCCCAACAGGTTGGATCATAAATTCTTGAATATCGATTGGATTATCAGCGTGCTCACCGCCGTTCACAATGTTCATCATTGGAACAGGCAAAGTATGAGCAAATGCACCGCCAACGTAGCGATAGAGCGGAAGCTCAAGCTCTTCAGCCGTGGCTTTAGCCACAGCCAGTGAAACGCCAAGAATAGCGTTAGCACCGAGGCGGGATTTGTTAGGCGTGCCATCAAGCTCAATCATCGCATTATCAATCGCGATTTGATCTTCTGACTCTGCACCCTGTAAAACTTCTAGAATTTCGCTTTCGACGAAACCACAAGCCTTCTGAACGCCTTTACCGTTATAACGGGACTTGTCCCCGTCACGCAGTTCTACAGCTTCGTGGGCACCTGTTGATGCGCCGGAGGGAACAGCAGCGCGGCCGCGGGCTCCCGAGGAAAGTTCTACTTCAACCTCAACGGTTGGATTGCCGCGACTATCTAAAATTTCGCGAGCAATGATATCGACAATAGCGCTCATGGGGGCTCTCCTCGTAAAAAGCGTGAGCCGGGATCGGCTCGAACCCAGACGGAACGGGAAGTATTCGTCTCAAAATCAAGGCCGGAGGTCAATCTCGTAGATGCGTTTACCCTTTCTAATCTTCCTTTTAGGAATCG
It contains:
- a CDS encoding FtsB family cell division protein, with the protein product MRAVKALKRGLRAIAAPTLFIGLTAYFGWNALHGEHGIRAFQDQTQLKREALLAEKNAQDEQIMWKRRVTALKERALDADMLDERSRAMLNLTKNGEIVIPYGPHDKLF
- the eno gene encoding phosphopyruvate hydratase; translation: MSAIVDIIAREILDSRGNPTVEVEVELSSGARGRAAVPSGASTGAHEAVELRDGDKSRYNGKGVQKACGFVESEILEVLQGAESEDQIAIDNAMIELDGTPNKSRLGANAILGVSLAVAKATAEELELPLYRYVGGAFAHTLPVPMMNIVNGGEHADNPIDIQEFMIQPVGASSIAEAVRMGSEIFAALKKGLSAAGHNTNVGDEGGFAPNLQSAEEALGFIAKSVEAAGYRPGEDVTFALDCASTEFYRDGQYVLKGEGKTFDSEGMISYLDELTRKFPIVSIEDGLAEDDWEGWAELTKRMGGRVQLVGDDLFVTNPERLRRGIAAGTGNALLVKVNQIGTLTETLEAVETAHKAGYRCVMSHRSGETEDAVIADLAVATNCGQIKTGSLSRSDRTAKYNQLIRIEQQLGSAARYAGRGILKA